Below is a genomic region from Flavobacterium ginsengisoli.
ATGTGTTGCAGCTTGCGTCCTTTCTTGTATTTGATCTTTCTCATTCATGAAAATTTACAATAGTAATATTACGAAAAAGATTCCGAACAGGAAATGACAATTATCAGTTTGTGAAAAACCTATATTTAAACGAACTGTGGTGCATTTCTACATAATTGATACAAACAAAAAAACCGAGCCATTTCTGACTCGGTTTTCATATTCAATTGTAAAGACGCAATACGTCTTTACGGAGTAATTTATTTTACCTCTTCGAATTCAACGTCTTCAACGTTATCTCCAGAAGACTGCTCTTGTTGTGGAGCAGCTTGTTGACCTTCACCACCTTGAGCGTACATTGCTTCTGTAGCTGTTTTCCAAGCTGCATTAACATTGTCTAATCCTTTTTGGATTGCATCAAGATCTTGAGATTGGTGAGCCATTCTCAATTCAGTTAAAGCATATTCGATAGCTGTTTTTTGCTCATCTGTCAATTTATCTCCCAATTCTTTCAATTGACTTTCAGTTTGGAAAATAGTACTGTCAGCTTCGTTCAATTTCTCAGCTCTTTCTTTTGCAATTCTGTCAGCATCAGCATTAGCTTCAGCGTCTTTTTTCATTTTTTCGATTTCTTCAGCTGTTAATCCAGAAGAAGCTTCGATACGGATATCGTGAGATTTTCCAGTTCCTTTATCAGTTGCTGAAACTTTGATGATACCATTAGCATCGATATCGAAAGTTACTTCGATTTGAGGAACTCCTCTTGGTGCTGGTGGAATACCGTCTAAGTGGAAACGACCGATAGTTTTGTTATCAGCAGCCATAGCTCTTTCTCCTTGTAATACGTGGATTTCAACAGATGGTTGAGAATCAGCGACAGTAGAGAATACTTGAGATTTTTTAGTTGGGATAGTTGTGTTAGACTCGATTAATTTAGTCAATACACCACCCATAGTTTCGATACCTAAAGAAAGAGGTGTTACGTCAAGTAACAATACATCTTTTACATCTCCAGATAAAACTCCACCTTGAATAGCAGCTCCAATAGCAACAACCTCATCAGGGTTAACACCTTTAGATGCTTTTTTACCGAAGAATTTTTCAACTTCGTCAGCAATTCTTGGCATACGAGTAGAACCTCCTACAAGGATTACTTCGTCGATATCAGATGTAGATAAACCTGCATCTTTTAATGCTTTAGCAACTGGCTCCATAGAACGTTTTACTAAAGAATCAGATAATTGCTCAAATTTAGCTCTTGTTAATTTTTTAACTAAGTGTTTTGGTCCAGAAGCAGTAGCAGTTACGTATGGTAAGTTGATTTCTGTTTCAGCAGAAGATGATAATTCAATCTTAGCTTTCTCAGCGACTTCTTTCAAACGCTGTAATGACATTGGATCTAAACGTAAATCAATACCTTCTTCAGTTTTGAATTCGTCAGCTAACCAGTCAATAATAACTTGGTCAAAGTCATCACCACCTAAGTGAGTATCACCATTTGTAGATAATACTTCAAATACACCGTCTCCTAATTCAAGAACAGAGATATCAAAAGTACCTCCACCTAAATCGTAAACAGCAATTTTTTGATCATTTCCTTTTTTATCTAATCCGTAAGCAAGTGCAGCAGCAGTTGGCTCGTTGATGATACGCATAACTTTAAGACCAGCAATCTCTCCAGCTTCTTTTGTAGCTTGACGTTGCGCATCGTTAAAGTATGCAGGAACTGTAATAACTGCCTCAGTTACTGTTTGACCTAAATAGTCTTCAGCAGTTTTTTTCATTTTTTGAAGTGTCATTGCAGACAATTCTTGAGCAGTGTATAAACGACCGTCAATATCCACACGTGGAGTATTGTTGTCACCTTTTACTACTTTGTAAGGAACTCTTTTTGCTTCATTTTCAGTTTCAGCAAAAGTGTGTCCCATAAAACGTTTAATAGAAGCAATCGTTTTTGTAGGATTCGTTACTGCTTGTCTTTTTGCAGGATCACCTACTTTAATTTCTCCACCTTCAACAAAAGCGATGATAGATGGTGTAGTTCTTTTTCCTTCTGCGTTAGGGATAACAACTGCTTCGTTACCTTCCATTACAGAAACACAAGAGTTCGTCGTACCTAAGTCAATTCCGATTATTTTACCCATTTTTTATATATTTAATTTTGATTTTATTTTAATAACTCAGGTGGCATAAGTCAATCTTTGTGCCAATATAAAAAACTAAATAAAATTGTCAGTTTTAGCGTCAGCGCCCTAAAATCTATCTGACAACATGACATTTTCGTCGCCTGACATGTATGGCATATCGTTGTTTTACATGTCATTATTTACTTATTAACCAAATTATACTTCTTAATTTCTTTCAAAAAATATATATTTGAGACATTTTAAAAATTCTTATATTGAAAAAATGAAATGGTTCCCTTTAGTCTTATTTCTTCTGTTTTCTGGATTGGCCATTTGCCAGACAAAAAACAGCATTCAAATCACAGGAAAAATCACAGGAAAAATTCCAGACATAATTGAATATACCTTACCAATTCACGGAATCGATTATTTCGGATTTACAGATTCAGCCCAAATCGATCCAAATGGCAATTTTCAAATTATTATCCCATTAGATAAAACTTCTTTTATTGATTTATCCAACAGTTACAAATCTTACGGAACTCTAATTGCAGAGCCAGGTATGGTTTATAAAGTCACCATTAATACTGAGAATTCTGAAAACAAATTTGCAGTAGAATCTCCAAACCAAAAAGGTCAGGTGCTTTACAATCAAATTCCAAATCGAAGCATGATTGTAGGCGGACATTTTGAACTCGAAACAAAAAAATATCTGCAAGACAGTATTCCTTCAGAAATAGAACAAAAAATAGAGCAAAGCAAAGAAGCTGAAATGGCAGGATTTAAAAAGCTTCTTAAAGAAAAAGTAATTTCAAAAGATTTTTATCATCTCGTAGAAATAGACCGAGATTATTTTCATAAGGGAATACAAGGAAGTCTCGCTTTTATTAACTATTTGTTTGTGGCAGAAAACAAAAACAAACTTTCCAACGAACAATTTACTAAAATGTGGAAAGAAATTTTCCAATCAAATCCTGTTACAAATCCTGAGCTTTTAAGTTCACCATGGTTTTATTTTTATGTCGAAAATTTTCTTCGTTACAACGAATTAATTCTTGAAAAAACAGATCCTAAAATATTAGCTGAATTTCATAAAAAAGGCCAGATTCATACACATAACATAGACAATGCAAAAAAATATTTGTCAGGACTTCAGTTAGAATATTACTTTGCCGCCTACATTTATTATGAAGCGATAAACAATAATTACGAAAAAGAATTAATTACTCTTTTCGATCTATTCAAAAAAGAATATCCTTCAAGTTCGTATACGCCCTTTTTGGAACCCGTTATTATACCAATTATTGCCTTTCAAAATAAACAGGCGGAACCATTAAATGAAAAAGTTAAATTCGTAAACAATGCTTCACACCTTAACTCTGTAAATGATGTTATAAAAAGTCTAAACGGAAAACAATATTACATTGATATTTGGGCGACATGGTGTGGTCCTTGTAAAGCCGAATTTAAAGACAATGCGAAACTTTACCAATTGTTAAAATCAAAGAATATAACGATGGTTTATATCTCTATCGATAAAGAAAGTAGAGAAAAACAATGGAAAGAAATGATTCATTTTTATAATTTAGAAGGATATCACATTAGGGCAAATGAAAAATTAGACGCCAATTTAAGAAGCCTATATGGTAATCAGTCTATGGGAATTCCATGGCATTTTTTGACAAACGAAACCGGAGATATTATAAAGAAAAATATTAGCGGCCCATCTGAAATAGAAAATTTAGAAAAACAGCTAAACAACAATTAAATACCAGAATGGAAAACTACACCATCATCATTTTCATATTAGCCATTGTAATTGGTCTTTCTGCGTTTGCAGAAAAATCAAAACTTCCCTACCCGATTCTTCTTGTTATTGTCGGAGTTGGAATTGGTTTTATTCCAACAATGAATGAAATCGAAATTAATCCAGAAATTATTTTCTTGATTTTTCTTCCTCCATTGCTTTATGATGCTTCTTTTAATATTTCTCCTAAACATTTTAAAACAAATTTAAGCACAATCAGCACTTTAGCGATTCCGTTAGTATTTCTTACTACATTCTGGATTGCGGTTGTTTCTCATTACATGATTCCAGGCATGACATGGCCTTTGTCTTTTGTACTTGGAGCTATTCTTTCTGCCACAGATGCTGTTGCGGCTGTAAATATTACAAAAGGTCTTGGCATACCCGAAAAAACACTTACAATATTAGAAGGCGAAAGTCTTATTAATGATGCTTCTGCTCTTGTTGCTTATCGCTTTGCAGTTGCAACCGCAATGGGTTCAGCATTCATTATCTGGAAAGCCGCTTTTCAGTTTGTTTTCTTGCTCGGAGGCGGTTTTTTGGTAGGTGTAGTAATGGGAAAAATATTAGGAATCATACTTAGAACAGTTAGAAACAACATTAATGTCGTTGTGAGTTTTATGCTTTTAATGCCTTTTCTCACCTATCTTGTTGCCGAGCATTTACACGTTTCTGGGGTTATAGCAGTTGTTTTCTTAGGTTTGGCAATGGCGCGTTTAAGCAGTAAAGCTTTTCCTGACCACTTAAAAAACAGCTCCAAAAGTCTTTGGGATGTTATTATCTTTTTACTCAACGGATTAATTTTCATCTTAATCGGACTCAATTTTAGATATGTTCTAGAAGATATAGAGAATGATATGATTTTGCCTTACATTGGTTACGCTGTAGTTATTACAATCGTTGCACTATTAACCAGAATGACAAGGGTCTTTTTTCAGAAGAAAAATCTGCAGAAAGCCTTTCAAAGCAATAAAAAGGGAAAACGAAAAATTAGTGAGCATGCCCTACTCGATTTTGGCAACAGCCTAATTATAAGCTGGTCAGGAATGCGAGGCATTGTTTCTTTGGCAATTGCTATGGGACTTCCAAAATTTTTAGAAGATGGAACTCCGTTTCCACATCGCAATGCCATCATTTTTATTTCTATAGCAACGGTATTATTGACTCTGATTGGGCAAGGATTAACACTGCCATGGATTGTTAAAAAAATAAAACAAATAGAAGAGAAAAAACAACTAAACCAACAGACTCCCAAAACAAATATTGACTAACTAACCTCAAAAAACGATGGAACAGGAATTAAAAGGCCAATTTGACGAATTTGAAAAACCAGAAATAATAAGACGTAAATTGCTCCCTTGGTGGATCAAAATCTTTTGCTGGATTTTTATGCTTATGAGTGTAGGTGCAATAGCTTCGCTTATTACAAATCTCTTTGTTCCAAATGTAAATTTATCTCTTTACGGATTTTCTACCAATACAGCTTATTCAGGAATTGGACTTTTTATTATCGCAGTTATGCTTTTAAAAGGATTTGCTCGCCTACTCGCTTTGGTTTGAAAAATCAAATGCCATTACGATTGCCAAAATAGATGCAATAGTTGGTATTGCAATATGTATTGCTTCACTATTCATTCTCCCTTTTAGCACTGCTGACGGTCATTTTTCTTTACGTTTAGAAATTTTGCTTCTAATTCCGTATTACTGGAAAATTAATAAAATAGAATATGAATGGGATAATCTTGAAACCATTTAAATCTTGAAAAAGTTGAATTATCATTTGATAAAATAAATGTAACTTTACTTATTTCACTGATATTCAATCAAAATCAAAAGAGATGACTTCAGATATTCTAACAACAACACAAAATTCAGAAATCGTAACCACACGAATTTTGAATTTTCCGCAAGAACTTGTTTTTAAAGCATGGAGCAATCCAGAACATTTGAAAAATTGGTGGGGACCAAAAGGTTTTACCAATACGTTTCATGAATTTGATTTTCACGAAGGCGGAATATGGAAATTTACCATGCACGGCCCTGAAAGAGGAAATTTTGAAAATGAATGCGAATTCATAAAAATAGACAAACCTAATCTTATTGCTTGGAAACGCCATTCGAAACCGCTTTTTCAGATTTTAACCACTTTTGAAACTCTTGCTGAAAATGAGACCAAAGTAGTTTTTAAAATGCTTTTTGAAACTGAGGCAGAATGCCAGAAACTAAAGCCTTATGTTGTAGATAAAAACGAAGAAAACTTTGACAAACTTGAAATTGAATTGTCTAAAATGAATTTATGAAAACATAATTCATTACATTTACCATAATCATCAATCATTAAACAATCAAAATCAATCACATGAAAAAAACTATTTTCCTTGCGATACTATTCGCAACGCAACTTTTTTACGCTCAAAACAAAGTTGCTAAAAAACCTGAAACCGTTATTATCATCAACAACGAAATTGCTACAATGGATCAAGTGATCAAATATGGCAATGAAGGTTATGTAAAATCAATGAATAAAGGTGTTAGTGAAGAACAACGAAATGCTCTAGCAAAAAAGTTTGGCGATAAAATTGGTGATAGAGAATTTATAGTGGTCGTAGAAGTTTTTACCGAACAAGAAAAAATCGAAAACGATAAAAAAAATCAAACCGCCGCTGCCGAGCAAAAACCTCAAGTCAAACAAGAACAATTTATCTTAAACGTAAACGATCAAGCCAAAGACTTCACTCTAAAACTTGTAGACGGAAAAGAAGTAAAACTTTCTGATTTGAAAGGAAAAGTGGTACTAGTAAATTTTTGGGCAACCTGGTGCGCACCGTGCTTACAAGAGTTTTATGATATTCCATCAAAAATTCTTGAACCATTTAAAAACGATAATTTTGTGTTTTTAGCAATCTCAAGTGGTGAAGCTGAAACTGCGGTGGCTAAAAAAGTAGTAAAGCTAAAGAATGACGGTCTAGACTTTAATTTCGGCGTCGATCCAAAAGAAGTGATTTGGAATCAATATGCAATGAATGCAATTCCTAAAAACTTCTTAATCGATCAAAACGGAATTATAAAATATGTGGCCGTAGGAAATGCAGAAGGAAACTTAGACAAGATAGCAAGCGAAATCAAAAAACTGCTTTCTAAATAGATTATTCCACTAGAATATTTGTAATCTCAAAAACAAAAAAAAATTATGCATGCATAGTAATTTTATGTAATTCGTCTATTTTTTATTCGTAATTTCGAGGTTTTAATAAAATACAATATTCAAAATGGCTTCATTTATAAAAGAAATATCTTTTCGTTGGTCAGATCTTGATCCAAATTTTCACGTTCGACACAGCGCTTATTACGATTTTGGTGCCCAGCATCGTATCGAAATTCTAGAAGAATTGGGTTTAACTTTAAAAGTAATGCAAACACAGGGTTTTGGTCCTGTTTTATTTAGAGAAGAATGCATTTTTAGAAAAGAACTAAAACTTTCTGATAAAATATTCATTCATACTAAAACTTCAAAAATGAAAGCCGATGCTTCTCGCTGGTCAATTGTTCATGAATTTAGAAGAGAAGACGATACACTTTGCGCAACGATTACCGTAGATGGCGCTTGGATGGACACAAAGCTAAGAAAACTAGCTTCTCCAACGCCAGAAATCGCAATTCAAGCTTTGAGTATCTTTCCAAAAAGTGATGATTTTGTCGGACTATAAACGAGAATATTCAATCTTATAAAAAAATCCCAGAAACAATTTTAGATCTTGTTTCTGGGATTTTTTTTCAGCTAAAACTTTTCTGATTATTCAAACTTTAGCCCAAAGTTTACTCTTTCAAAAGTTGTACTGCAAGAAACTGCAAATCGACCGATATTTAAAGTTCCAAAAATGCCTCCTACCGAATGTCCGGAATAAAATCCTCCAGCAGAAAATCGGCGAACCTGATATTTTAAAGCAATATCATTTACTCTTGAACTCAGTTGTCCAAAAGCAATTACATTTGGAATAATTTCGTAGCTTCCAAAAACTTTAGGAACCAGTTTTTTGTAATAATCAAAACTTTCGTCAGTATCATAATCAATAATCGACGAATGCAAGTTTTCTAGATTTCCGCCAATATAAGTGTTTTCAGAAAAATGCCACGAAATACTAAAACCTGTAAAAGTTCCTTCGTAACCGCTTCTAGAATCTACATATCCAATACCTATTGTAGCTCTAAATTTATCGCAAATTTTTCCGATGTAACCAACATATGTACGGTCGATTTCTGACTTGTCAATTCCTGCGCCAAAAATGATATCATCTTCACACATCGTAAGAGCATACTGAAAATAAGCTGAATATTGATCTTGATTTGCGGCAACGACACTCCGGCCTTTATCTAGATCTATATTTGGAGAAATTAAGGTTGAGTTTATAACAGCGAAATCAAAAGTATTGAGTTCTTGGGCAAATGTGGGGACTGTGAGCAGGAGCAAAAGTAGTGTCTTCTTCATAATACTATTTTTTAAGGCTTACAACATTCTGATACTAAATTACATACATTTTTCCTGTTAATAAAAGAACTCCCGTGAAGTGCGACATTACTCGTCTAAATACATTATTTTCATAATCGGCTTCATTTAATCGATAAAAAATCAAAAAAATATCGATTATTAACACTAAAAACAATGAAATCATTTTGAATGCCTTTTTTCTGATAACTTTAAGATTTTAAGCTTTGTTTTAAAAATGCTTCGGTTTAATTTTATAATTCCTAATAACAAACGCTACTGAAATGAAAATCTTGAAACTATTATTTATACTAATTCCTTTCTTAAGTTTTGGCCAGCAGGGAAATATAAAAGCCTTGGACATTAATTTAAGTAATTATGAATATCCATTTCCTGTTCATTTTATCGAATTGAGCAATCAGCGCCAGTACATGAAAATGAGTTATATGGACATTATTCCAGAAAATTACAATCAGAAAAATATTGTTTTACTGCACGGAAAAAATTTTAATGGCGCTTACTGGGAAACTACTATTAAAGCTTTAGCAAAAGAAGGTTTTCGAGTAATTGTTCCCGATCAGATTGGATTTGGAAAGTCGACAAAACCAGACAGTTTTCAATACACTTTTCAGCAATTAGCCGAAAATACCAAAAAACTTTTAGACCATTTAGGAATTCAAAAAACAACGATTTTAGGACATTCTATGGGCGGAATGCTAGCCACTCGTTTTGCGTTAATGTATCCAGAAACAACAGAAAAATTAGTTTTAGAAAATCCGATTGGTTTAGAAGACTGGAAATTAGTCGTTCCTTATAAACCTGTTGATTGGTGGTATGAGTCGGAATTAAAACAGAATTACGAAAACATTAAGCAATACCAAATGGCAAATTATTATGACGGAAAATGGAATGCCAATTATCAAAAATGGGCAGAACTTGGCGCAGGATGGACAACTGCTCCAGATTATAACATCGTTGCCTGGAATTCTGCTCTTTTGTACGATATGATTTTCACACAACCTGTTTTATATGAATTTAAAAACATCAAATGTCCAACATTATTAATTATCGGAACAAGAGATAAAACAGCTTTAGGAAAGCCATTAGTTTCTGAAGAAGTGAGAAAAACGATGGGAAACTATGCTGAATTAGGCAAAAAGACACAGAAAGCAATTCCGAATTCAAAACTCGTAGAAATTCCAAATACAGGACATTTGCCACATATCGAATCTTTTGATTCGTTTATAAAATCATTAATCGTATTTTTGAAATAATATTTTTTTCTGCCACGAATTTCGCGAATTGACACTAATTAATTTTCCGAAATTTTTAAATAAAAAATTCGTGTAAATTGGTGCAATTCGTGGCAAAACCTAACTTAAAAATCATATAAATATGTTTACAATAGAACAAATAAAAGAAGCGCATTCAAAAGTAAAATCAGGTGAAGATTTTCCAAATTATATTCAGGATCTAATCATATTAGGTGTAAAAGGATATGATACTTATGTACATGACGGAAGCACAGTTTACTACGGCTTAAATAATTATACCGCAGTTGCTGAAGAAAAATACGCCGAAATTAAAGTGGCAGATTTTCCTAATAAAGAACTTTTTATCGAAAATCTGGTAAAGCATCAGCATGGCGAAACCGATTATATGACTTTCTGCAATCATTGTGCACAAGCTGGAATTGCAAAATGGCGTGTTGATATTGTGGAGATGACTTGCACTTATTTTGATAAATCGGAGAATGAAATTTTAATCGAAAAAATTCCTGTTTAATCACCAAACTGAATGACTGTTTTCAACCAAAACCTTTTCAAAAGAAGCATTTTACTTTTAGTTTTAGTTCTTTCTTTCTCTAGCTTTTCGCAAAAGAAAAAAGAAAATCCAAAATTTAAAGTCATTGCTTTTTATACTGCCAAAAATGATCAAGCGCATATCAGTTTTGTACACGAAGCCAATAAATACTTTCCGAAATTAGCTGTAGAAAATCATTTTCAATATGATTCTACAAGCAATTGGGACAATTTAAACGCAAAGTTTTTGGCAAAATATCAGGTCGTTTTATTTTTAGACACAAGACCAGAGAAAAAAGAACAGCGTGAAGCTTTCCAAAAATACATGGAAAATGGAGGCGGATTTATTGGATTTCATTTTTCGGCATTTGCTTTAAACGATTCGAGCTATAATCAAGATTGGAACTGGTACCACAATACTTTTTTAGGTTCTGGCGAATACGGAAGCAATACTTGGAA
It encodes:
- a CDS encoding ThuA domain-containing protein → MTVFNQNLFKRSILLLVLVLSFSSFSQKKKENPKFKVIAFYTAKNDQAHISFVHEANKYFPKLAVENHFQYDSTSNWDNLNAKFLAKYQVVLFLDTRPEKKEQREAFQKYMENGGGFIGFHFSAFALNDSSYNQDWNWYHNTFLGSGEYGSNTWKPTSAVLRVENQHPVTKNLPKTFASAPNEWYRWSNDLTKNPDIEILLAIDESSFPLGTGPKAHEIWHSGYYPVVWTNKKYKMLYVNMGHNDIDYEGGTNKTLSYTFENKTQSQLILNALLWLGNSKKK
- a CDS encoding TlpA family protein disulfide reductase, whose product is MRHFKNSYIEKMKWFPLVLFLLFSGLAICQTKNSIQITGKITGKIPDIIEYTLPIHGIDYFGFTDSAQIDPNGNFQIIIPLDKTSFIDLSNSYKSYGTLIAEPGMVYKVTINTENSENKFAVESPNQKGQVLYNQIPNRSMIVGGHFELETKKYLQDSIPSEIEQKIEQSKEAEMAGFKKLLKEKVISKDFYHLVEIDRDYFHKGIQGSLAFINYLFVAENKNKLSNEQFTKMWKEIFQSNPVTNPELLSSPWFYFYVENFLRYNELILEKTDPKILAEFHKKGQIHTHNIDNAKKYLSGLQLEYYFAAYIYYEAINNNYEKELITLFDLFKKEYPSSSYTPFLEPVIIPIIAFQNKQAEPLNEKVKFVNNASHLNSVNDVIKSLNGKQYYIDIWATWCGPCKAEFKDNAKLYQLLKSKNITMVYISIDKESREKQWKEMIHFYNLEGYHIRANEKLDANLRSLYGNQSMGIPWHFLTNETGDIIKKNISGPSEIENLEKQLNNN
- a CDS encoding acyl-CoA thioesterase — protein: MASFIKEISFRWSDLDPNFHVRHSAYYDFGAQHRIEILEELGLTLKVMQTQGFGPVLFREECIFRKELKLSDKIFIHTKTSKMKADASRWSIVHEFRREDDTLCATITVDGAWMDTKLRKLASPTPEIAIQALSIFPKSDDFVGL
- a CDS encoding alpha/beta fold hydrolase — its product is MKILKLLFILIPFLSFGQQGNIKALDINLSNYEYPFPVHFIELSNQRQYMKMSYMDIIPENYNQKNIVLLHGKNFNGAYWETTIKALAKEGFRVIVPDQIGFGKSTKPDSFQYTFQQLAENTKKLLDHLGIQKTTILGHSMGGMLATRFALMYPETTEKLVLENPIGLEDWKLVVPYKPVDWWYESELKQNYENIKQYQMANYYDGKWNANYQKWAELGAGWTTAPDYNIVAWNSALLYDMIFTQPVLYEFKNIKCPTLLIIGTRDKTALGKPLVSEEVRKTMGNYAELGKKTQKAIPNSKLVEIPNTGHLPHIESFDSFIKSLIVFLK
- the dnaK gene encoding molecular chaperone DnaK; translation: MGKIIGIDLGTTNSCVSVMEGNEAVVIPNAEGKRTTPSIIAFVEGGEIKVGDPAKRQAVTNPTKTIASIKRFMGHTFAETENEAKRVPYKVVKGDNNTPRVDIDGRLYTAQELSAMTLQKMKKTAEDYLGQTVTEAVITVPAYFNDAQRQATKEAGEIAGLKVMRIINEPTAAALAYGLDKKGNDQKIAVYDLGGGTFDISVLELGDGVFEVLSTNGDTHLGGDDFDQVIIDWLADEFKTEEGIDLRLDPMSLQRLKEVAEKAKIELSSSAETEINLPYVTATASGPKHLVKKLTRAKFEQLSDSLVKRSMEPVAKALKDAGLSTSDIDEVILVGGSTRMPRIADEVEKFFGKKASKGVNPDEVVAIGAAIQGGVLSGDVKDVLLLDVTPLSLGIETMGGVLTKLIESNTTIPTKKSQVFSTVADSQPSVEIHVLQGERAMAADNKTIGRFHLDGIPPAPRGVPQIEVTFDIDANGIIKVSATDKGTGKSHDIRIEASSGLTAEEIEKMKKDAEANADADRIAKERAEKLNEADSTIFQTESQLKELGDKLTDEQKTAIEYALTELRMAHQSQDLDAIQKGLDNVNAAWKTATEAMYAQGGEGQQAAPQQEQSSGDNVEDVEFEEVK
- a CDS encoding SRPBCC family protein gives rise to the protein MTSDILTTTQNSEIVTTRILNFPQELVFKAWSNPEHLKNWWGPKGFTNTFHEFDFHEGGIWKFTMHGPERGNFENECEFIKIDKPNLIAWKRHSKPLFQILTTFETLAENETKVVFKMLFETEAECQKLKPYVVDKNEENFDKLEIELSKMNL
- a CDS encoding Na+/H+ antiporter, translating into MENYTIIIFILAIVIGLSAFAEKSKLPYPILLVIVGVGIGFIPTMNEIEINPEIIFLIFLPPLLYDASFNISPKHFKTNLSTISTLAIPLVFLTTFWIAVVSHYMIPGMTWPLSFVLGAILSATDAVAAVNITKGLGIPEKTLTILEGESLINDASALVAYRFAVATAMGSAFIIWKAAFQFVFLLGGGFLVGVVMGKILGIILRTVRNNINVVVSFMLLMPFLTYLVAEHLHVSGVIAVVFLGLAMARLSSKAFPDHLKNSSKSLWDVIIFLLNGLIFILIGLNFRYVLEDIENDMILPYIGYAVVITIVALLTRMTRVFFQKKNLQKAFQSNKKGKRKISEHALLDFGNSLIISWSGMRGIVSLAIAMGLPKFLEDGTPFPHRNAIIFISIATVLLTLIGQGLTLPWIVKKIKQIEEKKQLNQQTPKTNID
- a CDS encoding DUF1398 domain-containing protein — its product is MFTIEQIKEAHSKVKSGEDFPNYIQDLIILGVKGYDTYVHDGSTVYYGLNNYTAVAEEKYAEIKVADFPNKELFIENLVKHQHGETDYMTFCNHCAQAGIAKWRVDIVEMTCTYFDKSENEILIEKIPV
- a CDS encoding TlpA family protein disulfide reductase, translated to MKKTIFLAILFATQLFYAQNKVAKKPETVIIINNEIATMDQVIKYGNEGYVKSMNKGVSEEQRNALAKKFGDKIGDREFIVVVEVFTEQEKIENDKKNQTAAAEQKPQVKQEQFILNVNDQAKDFTLKLVDGKEVKLSDLKGKVVLVNFWATWCAPCLQEFYDIPSKILEPFKNDNFVFLAISSGEAETAVAKKVVKLKNDGLDFNFGVDPKEVIWNQYAMNAIPKNFLIDQNGIIKYVAVGNAEGNLDKIASEIKKLLSK